A window of the Candidatus Jettenia caeni genome harbors these coding sequences:
- a CDS encoding phosphate uptake regulator — protein sequence MTRDVYHKALQNLQDEVLAMGKMVSIAIQKSVESLQKRDKQAAKEIIASDIYINKKRFEIEEKCIFLIATQQPMAVDLRTLTSILSIVTDLERMGDHAEGIAKINLLIGDEPLVKPLIDIPRMAELGLSMLDKCLKAFVSRDIEAARFICNEDDKVDALHDQIYRELLLLMIQNPRIIHGATYLTWVSHNLERIADRVTNIAERIVFMVTGKMEELNVSKY from the coding sequence ATGACAAGAGATGTTTATCACAAGGCGTTACAGAATCTACAGGATGAAGTGCTGGCGATGGGAAAGATGGTATCGATTGCTATACAAAAATCTGTTGAGTCGCTTCAAAAGAGAGATAAACAAGCCGCTAAAGAAATTATAGCAAGCGACATTTATATAAATAAAAAACGGTTTGAGATTGAAGAAAAGTGTATTTTCCTTATTGCTACACAGCAGCCTATGGCTGTCGATTTAAGAACGCTGACTTCTATATTAAGCATAGTAACAGACCTTGAGCGCATGGGCGATCATGCAGAGGGAATCGCGAAAATAAATTTATTAATAGGCGATGAACCTTTAGTAAAGCCCCTGATTGATATCCCAAGAATGGCTGAATTAGGATTATCCATGCTCGATAAATGTCTCAAGGCATTTGTCAGCAGAGATATAGAAGCGGCGAGGTTTATCTGTAATGAAGATGATAAGGTAGATGCCCTTCATGATCAGATTTACCGGGAACTCCTGCTTCTGATGATACAAAATCCGAGGATAATCCACGGAGCCACATACTTAACCTGGGTTTCGCACAATTTGGAACGTATTGCAGACAGGGTAACCAATATTGCGGAGAGGATTGTATTTATGGTTACAGGAAAGATGGAAGAGCTCAATGTATCAAAGTATTAG
- a CDS encoding phosphate ABC transporter ATP-binding component produces the protein MIVPDPIVNIIDLILYYGKIKALEGIHLDIAKKKITSFIGPSGCGKSTLIRCLNRMNDLVEGVKIEGTVKIDGEDIYAPAVDVTELRRRVGMVFQKPNPFPKSIYENVVYGPRVQGIHKRSALDEICEKALKKAALWDEVKDRLRVSALDLSGGQQQRICIARAIAVEPEIILLDEPCSALDPIATAKIEDMLVELKTDYTVIIVTHNMQQAARISEFTGFFMHGELVEFDVTTEIFTNPHEKQTEDYITGRFG, from the coding sequence ATGATAGTCCCTGACCCGATAGTTAATATTATAGACCTGATTCTTTATTATGGCAAAATTAAGGCGCTGGAAGGGATACATCTTGATATTGCAAAAAAAAAGATAACTTCCTTTATTGGACCATCCGGCTGTGGAAAATCTACCTTGATCAGATGTTTGAACCGTATGAACGATCTCGTAGAGGGTGTAAAAATAGAAGGAACCGTTAAAATAGATGGAGAGGATATTTATGCCCCTGCTGTAGACGTCACAGAATTGAGAAGGAGAGTTGGGATGGTGTTCCAAAAACCAAATCCATTCCCAAAAAGTATCTACGAGAATGTCGTATACGGACCACGGGTGCAGGGCATTCACAAAAGAAGTGCTCTGGATGAAATTTGTGAGAAGGCATTGAAAAAGGCTGCGCTTTGGGATGAGGTAAAAGATAGACTTCGTGTAAGCGCCCTTGATCTTTCCGGAGGTCAGCAGCAGCGGATTTGTATTGCCAGGGCAATAGCTGTAGAGCCTGAGATCATACTTCTTGATGAACCCTGTTCAGCCCTTGACCCTATTGCTACCGCAAAAATAGAGGATATGCTGGTCGAACTAAAAACAGATTATACCGTTATTATTGTTACCCACAATATGCAGCAGGCAGCCAGGATATCTGAATTTACTGGTTTCTTTATGCATGGAGAGCTCGTAGAGTTTGATGTTACAACGGAAATATTCACAAACCCACATGAAAAACAAACGGAGGATTATATTACGGGAAGATTTGGGTAA
- a CDS encoding phosphate ABC transporter permease component gives MKKFLRTGNPYIWLTACALTISMLMVGGLVVLIMMKGLGIFWPHTIVKFTLQDGTVVLGEIEKEEPIPQKKGMYRTKLKVGNRDVYGMDFRWIDNTDIVSREYPLYALTFERREWGNMYGFLKGLKQDGDIQPLNLEELAPLREESKALLKRIRYIERKVIGKINYQMEKYRLALKRLMMQQYSVKAQEDIEEVKDKVENLEKTYREKEDILAGLYAQAKEKEIIVLFADGKEKSMPVFNIIRVYAPNEMGVFAKIGFYLMKLWEFVSTEPREANTEGGIFPAIFGTVMMVFIMSIAVVPFGVLTAVYLREYADDNIVARLIRISVSNLAGVPSIVFGVFGLGFFIYFVGGNIDKVFFSESLPAPTFGTGGILWASLTLALLTVPVVVVATEEGLSSVPKSVREGSYALGATKFETLWKVVIPQATPGILTGTILAMARAAGEVAPLMLTGVVKLAPSLPVDLYFPYIHFERKFMHLGFHIYDVGFQSPNVEAAIPMVYTTTLVLLFIVLVLNLTAIVMRNKLRKRYRTTAL, from the coding sequence ATGAAGAAATTCTTGAGAACGGGTAATCCTTATATCTGGCTGACTGCATGCGCTCTGACTATCAGTATGTTAATGGTTGGCGGTTTGGTTGTGCTCATTATGATGAAGGGGCTTGGTATATTCTGGCCCCATACAATTGTTAAATTCACGCTTCAGGATGGTACGGTGGTTTTGGGTGAGATTGAAAAAGAAGAGCCCATCCCGCAAAAAAAAGGCATGTATCGGACAAAATTAAAGGTCGGTAACAGAGATGTTTACGGTATGGACTTCAGATGGATCGATAATACGGATATTGTATCCCGTGAATATCCCTTATATGCTTTAACTTTTGAGAGGCGTGAATGGGGTAATATGTACGGTTTTTTAAAAGGACTGAAACAGGATGGCGATATTCAGCCTCTGAATCTCGAAGAGTTGGCACCGCTTCGGGAAGAAAGTAAGGCGCTTTTGAAGAGGATACGGTATATTGAGAGAAAAGTGATTGGCAAGATAAATTATCAGATGGAAAAATATCGCCTTGCATTGAAGCGCCTGATGATGCAGCAGTATTCGGTAAAGGCACAAGAGGATATAGAAGAGGTAAAGGACAAGGTGGAAAATCTCGAAAAGACCTACAGGGAAAAAGAAGATATACTTGCCGGGCTGTATGCTCAGGCGAAAGAAAAAGAAATTATCGTGCTTTTTGCTGATGGTAAAGAGAAGAGTATGCCTGTTTTTAATATTATCAGGGTCTACGCCCCGAACGAAATGGGAGTTTTTGCTAAAATTGGTTTTTACCTGATGAAGCTCTGGGAATTTGTATCAACCGAACCACGGGAGGCAAATACCGAGGGGGGGATATTCCCTGCTATTTTTGGGACGGTTATGATGGTGTTCATTATGAGCATTGCGGTTGTCCCGTTTGGTGTATTGACAGCAGTATATCTCAGGGAATACGCCGATGATAATATTGTTGCACGGCTCATCAGGATATCAGTGAGTAACCTTGCAGGTGTTCCATCCATTGTATTCGGGGTTTTTGGTCTCGGTTTTTTCATCTACTTTGTGGGTGGAAATATCGATAAGGTATTTTTCTCGGAATCCTTGCCAGCCCCTACCTTTGGAACCGGTGGTATTTTATGGGCATCCCTTACTCTGGCGCTTCTGACGGTGCCGGTAGTTGTTGTGGCAACGGAAGAAGGGTTATCTTCTGTACCAAAATCCGTAAGGGAAGGTTCTTATGCGCTAGGTGCTACAAAATTTGAAACCTTATGGAAGGTCGTAATTCCTCAGGCAACCCCCGGGATACTTACCGGTACCATTCTCGCTATGGCAAGGGCTGCGGGTGAGGTTGCACCCTTAATGCTCACGGGAGTTGTGAAGTTAGCGCCCTCTCTTCCGGTAGATCTGTATTTTCCCTATATCCATTTTGAAAGAAAGTTTATGCATTTAGGCTTCCATATATATGATGTTGGATTTCAGTCTCCCAATGTAGAGGCGGCCATCCCCATGGTCTATACCACAACACTTGTTTTACTTTTCATCGTACTTGTCTTGAATCTTACTGCTATAGTAATGAGGAACAAGCTGAGAAAGCGGTACAGAACAACGGCTTTATAA